The window ATGAATCTCGATTTGAAGAATTGTTAATAGTAGAAAAAGTATTGAAAGAACAAAGATAATGAGTAGTTGGACTTGACAAAAGTTCAAGTTGGTTTGAAGGACGAGCTCCTTCATTGAAAGGAAGTGCCATGAAAGAAAATTGTTGGGCTGACGAATGGTCTAAAAGAGGCTCCGGATGAAGTTGCTGGTGTGCTCTTTTCTCCTTGATCCAtggatgtcaataatgctttcttacatggGGATCTTTCTGGGGATGTTTATATGACTCTGCTACCTGAATTTACATCTCCTCAACCGAATCAATGCTGTAAGTTACTAAAGTCACTGTATGGTTTACGACAATCTAGTCGTATATGGTATGACAAACTTTCTCATCTttatcttatagttatctttatctttatctctatcttatctttatttgcttttatctttcataggtcaatgttctatatatacttagttttaccttcatagtttacatttcaattaaatacaattcaatcaatcaataatcaataaaagttcgcattttttttttttcgcaatttTATCAATTTGGATGACATGTTAAGAGTAACTCTAATGAGATATTTTTTGGGTATCATTTTTCGATATCTACAGTATTTGAAATGAGAATAATATTAGTAAAAAAAGATGATATCATTTTAAAGAAAGATCAATTAAATAGTGTCATTTGTATAACCCATTAAATGAACATTTGAACTTTATTATTGTAGAAGAGTGACAAAAGTTTAATCAAATGAAATAAGATGTATACAAATTATACTCctgtattttattattctattttttcattaTCTTTTATCAATTTGATAGAAAAATAAATCCAAACTAACTCAacgtaattttttttcaattatttataaaatttttattttatacaaaaatctaatttttcCATTGCAAATTTTTTTCCAAATCTAATGAGCCAAAATATGCAATGTCTCTAACATGTAATGTGTTTTTTTAATGTTGTtatgtttaattaaataatatttacataatattttaaagtctattttcattagttgtaatatattttaaatatggtatatatttattaattgtgtgactctataatttttattttagttaatttttacaatttaattaaaaatatttgaaatgattaaaaataatataaaatttaaattaagttGAAACTAAACATTGAAGTAATAAATTTTATGTTAGGGAAAGTaagggagccaatggaatatttgtacaatatgtataatggaggtttagagagtattagagatataaccattagtgttacctttttccatCAGCGTAAGTTTTTgaaatgagtggtatcatgacctGGTATTAGAGCTTTAGATCCGAAAAGTCAATAGTTTGAttcttggtgaaccccaaaatcagaTGGTTATTCTAAATATTATGGGTgatattcattttgtaactcacatagccattgtacacattgtataaataaaccattggctccctagcagcACTCTGTATGTTAAATCTCAAATTAGTTTTTATGACATATAGTCCTGCAAATATTTATGTGACATCTTGAAAGATCCAAAATGAAatagaattaaaatcaaatattagaaatattctaaaatttatattaaattataattatattttagtatatttatttatattttatttattattttgatataaatgattattacaattgaatcacaattgaattaattttaaaatggttCGATGAATGatctaacttttaaaattttatattttactcttaaaaaaatataataataactcaatcttctcaatttttatttaattattttgtcaaatataagttttatgatttaatatattttttcaaatatcttttttaatttcaaagaatgtataataaaaaaaattatatttaaccaaataattgatgaaaaaaattaagaaaaaattgagaagatctaTTGTCCGAAAATTGGGTTGCGTTGTTCCATGGACATCATAATCACAGCTATATCTTTCATGCAATTCTTTTAACAATAATAAGGGGGGCAGAAATTGAAGCAAGTGGGAAAGTATTGGAAAGTGCATCAAATTCCAAATCACCTCTCTGAAGAAATGGCATTGCCAAACACATTCACTTTCTCACCGCCATCTCTCAATCCCTTCAAGccttcatcttcatcatcgtCTTATATTATCAAATTCTTCACTTGCTCCTTCCCCGTTCCCAGAACAACAATCACCACCCCGAACGCATTTTCTTTCAACACTGGCCCAATCAGGCCCAATATCAGTTCAATCCGTGCCACGTCATCATCCTCATcgtcgtcgtcttcttcttcttcttcctttggtTCCCGACTCGAAGAGACCATCAAGAAAACCGTTTCGGGCAACCCTGTCGTCGTTTATTCCAAAACATGGTGCTCGTGAGTTCTCTAACTCTTCCACTGTTATTATTAgcgattttatttgaattaatttgattttttttttaatttaacaatttgatttgatttggctGAATTTTGTGTTTGTGTGTTGGAAGGTATTCTTCTGAGGTGAAAGCGTTGTTCAAGAAGCTCGGCGTGGAACCATTGGTCTTCGAATTGGACGAAATGGGTAATTTGATTCAACTTCCTTTCCTTAATTGGTGGTGTCTTTTATCTGTGTTAGTAATCCCCAAACCCTTAATATTGTTTATTATCATTTGTGTAAAGCTCTCAAATTAGTATTTTACTTGTTGAAATTACAAGCAAAGTTCATAATAATCCTTAACTTTAAGAAatttccttttatatatatatatatatatatatatatatatatatcagcgaTTTATTCAACTAACAATTATGCAATTTTTGTGGAATTAAAGTGATGGTAGGTCTTACTCATCACAAGTTAACGAGCACATGGGCATTTGTGTGTAACTGAATTTTAGGCCTAGTGTTCACATGTCTATATTTTCACATGAGTGTTGCTTGATGGATCATAAATGAATCATGACTAAGAATGTGGATTTGTCATTTGTCTGAGAACGTGTTATCTGAATCTTAATAGTGCTGGTTATTTATATATGAAATATGTTAAGTCTGTTGTTACAGTATGGAGTTCTTTAGAAATCTGAAATATTTCCCATTTTAATCTATATACCCCAAAtagttctttgctgctttttcttataTGTATTTTCTATTCTTGATTCATTAGTTCTTTTTATAGTTAATGTTCCTGACAACCATATATTTCTTTTGCATCTTGAATATTTAACAAGTTTGACCTATCGTCATCTTTGCTTGTTGTCTGTTCTTCTTTATGGGCAGTGTATCACTACATAACTACAAGTGTGGATACCTTAGTATAAGGCCTTTTATGAACTTCTTAATGTTGATGCACAGTTAACTACATACTATGTATCTCTATCTTGATGACAATCATGGCATGACTTAAAACCTCTTAATTTTATGTGTGATGATGGACTAAGCATATTGGCATCTTGAAATAGTGTTCCCTGTGAACAGTAGTTGCATGGATGAGCTGCAACAAGGTTATTTCAATTCAAGCGTTGGTTACCAAGCCAATCTAATCTCTTGATGTCTTTTATATAGAAGCTGAGTTGGATTATTTTTGTGCTGAAGGATAATTATAACATATCTTCATCTAGCGATCAATAGGTTTTTAACTGATAAGTATGTTGCAGCTAACGCTTTCAGTAATGATAAAAATTTGCTTAATTAAtcactcttttcttttctaatcttcACATTGCTTATTATTCGAACATATTGGTGAAAATCATTCTGTATTACTCATTTTATCTTAATCGTAACATTTTTTGTATGTTCTttgcattttaaatatttatttctttttccttAGGTCCACAAGGGCCACAGTTGCAGAAGGTGTTGGAAAGGCTTACAGGGCAACATACTGTGCCAAATGTATTTATTGGTTAGTACCTTCTCTAGTCCATTATTCTTATTGATGATACAAATAGTTTGTCAATATTAGTCAAAATAATTACTCCATactttctctttttcaaaataagtgtcTTTTATACTTTTTAAGTTTATTGAAAAATCAATGTATCTAGACAAATAGATTGTTGATATACACTAATTTTTTCAATGAAACTAAAAGACGAAAGAGATGCATATTTTGAGAAAGAGGGAGTAGCATTTATAAAGTGTTCCTTTGTTTCTATTGATGGATTTAATATCATTAAAAACcaccaaacaagaaaaagaggAGGATATTGGCAGTAGCTACATAATTGCTAGGTTGTTGCTCGTCCAGTTTGATCTAAACCACTGTTGTCATTAAGTAGcaatttgttttattattattttggtctTTCTGGGTATCTCCATAGACATTACTTTGAGGTTAATCCCTTGCGACAAAAGATACTCCCAACAATTTTCTTCTCTTAGAGTTTGAACTACGGTTCTCTCCTTTAAAGGATAGCCTCTTTACAACTGCACCCAATTCTTGTCATAAAGGAGCAACATAAATTTGTAAGTGCTATAACCATTTCAACTCTCTTCGTATGTAGATTTGTAAAACCACGCAAGTGATCTCTGCTTATTTGCAAACAAATTGAGAAACAGCTTGATATTCAGTTTCTCCATCTAATTCCAAAACCTGTTTCTCCATCTAATTCCAAAACCTTTTATGTTATTTTGCCTGATAAGCTCGTAACCTTCAATGATAATGTCTTTTGAGATCCAAAACTGAAACTGGGCTCCAACCATTATTCTTATTCATAAGAAACTTCTCATAAGTCATAACTAAGTCCTTGTATATACTATATGAGTTATTTCTGTTTCTTGAACAATACATAATGTATTTCATCCAGAAATCTTCTACTATGATTtcacaagaaaaataaagattgttACCCTGCTATTAATGTTAATTTTTCGATGGGAACTGCTTATGCCTGACCCTAAGGTTCTTTTACAGGAGGCAAACATATTGGTGGCTGTACAGGTATATTTTTTTGGTCTTATGCTTTACCATTATTGATTATGTGAGTGTTGGAGGGATATCTGCAGTTCAAATAAACAATTATTTTTCCTCACTGATTAACTGTTCTTACATTCGTATTATGAACTATGACTATATTGAATATGAACTTGAATTTCTAGCAGCTCCAAAGAGTTGAATGCTACATAGTTTAATAGAAAAGAAATAATGCAAATTTCCCTCCTTTCCCCGTATTTTGTTTTTACCATTTAATTCTCTTGTGCAGATACACTGAAGTTGTACCGGAAGGGCGAACTTGAACCGTTGCTATCAGAAGCTACCGCTAAAGGCAAAGACTGATGTCGTCCTAGAGGGAATCTGATCCTATTTCCATTTTGTTTCCTTTGGCCAATGCTGTCCTCTCATGTTTGTCACACCTTGGTGGAAAGCATTGCATCTTCATAAATCTGCATTGAAAGGggttctagaacttaaagttgcACGTAAGGTGGTGACTGTGCTGGAAGACTTATATTATTCTTCTTAGTTaggtaataaattaataattgaaaagACTTAGATTTAAAGGACTTTTCTGAAAGTATAATAACATTGTTTGATTCATGAAAACAACACCTACTAATAggaaatggcgctgttgccgtgGTGAAGTCTGGTATCCTTCTCAACCTTTTATATTCTTGTTCATATCACTATTATTCATGGACAAAGTCATTCAAATTCTGTTTATTTTGGTTTTCGTATATTTAATGAAAATAGTAGTACACACAAAAACATACAACGCAaaaggtaaaaataatttaagagtGTACACAAAAACATACAACGTAGAAGGATAGTGTGATTGCTTCCGTATTCGTATATGATTACTGCAATGCCTTGGAGTATGCACTACGATAATAATTTGGGAAAATTAAGTGTGTTAGAAACATTGGTGTTTCATTGGTTTTAGTCGTTGatttaaactattttatattttataataaagacCAATGGCTAAAACCACTACGATACTAATGTTCTTGAAACGCTTGATAACCTTCCAATAATTTGTTAAGCCTTATTCTAGATGTTTTAGCCACTCTTTTTTGTGTTCGTAATTAACAATATATCCTTCATGATTTGGaacaatttaaacaaaaaattctaCAACCAAGTGTTTTAAGTAACCAAGTTATTTTAACCTATATTTTATTCACGCACTAGAGAAATAATTCTAACCAACTGATTTGTAACGTTTTCTCCGTGATTTCATTTTGGACTTTTTGCTCTTCTTTGCGTTTTCGGCTTCGTGATTTCATTCCGGATCTTCTGCTCTTCTCTGCTTTCTCATATTTTTGGTTCTTTTTCTCtgtgttttcaaattttttttatcaatattctcTGTGTTCTGATTCTCTGCATTGCGGATCGTTGTTTTGCTGTATTCCTGAAATCAAACATTGAGACTAAACAATGTATGATGCAAGTTCGATTGCGTTGAACTAAGGCGAGTTGGATGATGCAAGTTCGAATATGTTGAACAAGGGTGATTTggattatttttttgaattgaatGTAGTTGACGAGGTTTGATTGATAGGATAAATCAATGTTAATGATTaaggatttgaatttgatttaaatctgagttttgaatttgattgtgacAATGTGTTTATGTTGCATTTTAATTATAGCTTCGTGTTTTCCAAAGATAAAGAATGGCATTGTACTGATAAGTTCTTTTTTGTTATGGATTGGTTTGTGAAGATTAGTGTTACTTATTTGGTGTTTTCtacattaaatttttgtgttATTGCAGTTTGATGTTGATGAGCAGTTTGTGCCAAAAGTTGGGATGGCTTTCAACACacttgaagaagatgaaaaattttaCAAAGATTATGCTAAAGTTGCAGTTTTTGCTACCAAAATAAGGGATACAAATAGGAAGAAAAATGAaatcaaaaatcaattaattacatGCAATAGAGAAGGAAAATGGAAATCCAACATATCTTCTACTAAGAAGAAAAATCCATTAGCTAGATTAAATTGTCCTGTgagaatttatatacatatattgaagGAGACAGTTGTTTGGATTATTTCCAATGTTGTTTTAAATCATACATATGCATGTTGTCCAAATCAAACAGAGATACTTAAACAACATAGGCAGCTAACTATGTTTGATTGTCGCACAATTAAGAATAGCGATGAAGTTGGTATTAGGTCAAGTAAGACATATCAATTCTTTGTTGCAGTTGCAGGAGGTTATCGTGAACTAAGATTTATTGAAAAATATGTTAGAAATTATATTACAAGAAAAGTTTGTAATGAATCTGAATAAGATGATACCAAAGAATTTGGGACAtacttatttaaaatgaaagaaaagaatcaATGAACTTGAACTTGAGGCTGGTGAATCAATTAAAAATGCTTTTTGGGCTAATGCACGAAGTTGGattgttttttagtattttggtgaTGTTGTTTCGTTTGATACCACTTATAATATAAACAGGTACTTTGCTGTGCTGGTGTGAAATATTTTCGGTGTCAATTGATTTTTGTTGTTGTGTTGTTGAGTTCGGATAATAATttggtttttggttcttttgttggTGTGAATCACCATGATCATTCTACACTTTTTGGATgtgctttgatgaaaaatgaggatattcaatcattcaaatggttatttgaatgttggcttcgttgcatgggaggaaaggtTCCAAAAAGCATTCTTACTTATCAATGTGCATCAATGTAAAGGGCTTTTGAGATTTGCATGCCAACTACAATTCATAAGTGGTGTATTCGGCATATTATGAAGATGATTCCACAGAAATTAA is drawn from Arachis hypogaea cultivar Tifrunner chromosome 12, arahy.Tifrunner.gnm2.J5K5, whole genome shotgun sequence and contains these coding sequences:
- the LOC112727195 gene encoding glutaredoxin-C5, chloroplastic, with protein sequence MALPNTFTFSPPSLNPFKPSSSSSSYIIKFFTCSFPVPRTTITTPNAFSFNTGPIRPNISSIRATSSSSSSSSSSSSSFGSRLEETIKKTVSGNPVVVYSKTWCSYSSEVKALFKKLGVEPLVFELDEMGPQGPQLQKVLERLTGQHTVPNVFIGGKHIGGCTDTLKLYRKGELEPLLSEATAKGKD